The DNA region ACACTACCTTTTCCACTCAAACGCCTCATTCTCTTCCAGTCATTTgtgctctctctctctctctcaaaaacCTTTCCCAATTCCATTTGCCTCAAGTGGCTACTAACATGTCTCAACAATCTTCACCCACTCACATGCATGTCCCAACTGACACAAGTGGATATTCCTCACTAATGTCTATAGAAAATGCACAATTTCAAATGATCAACCTGGCAGATCTGGTTTTGGACGTTGCCCTTCTATCCACAGTTCATCCCCCTCCTCAAAAGAAAGCTACACCTTCTGTATCAAAAATGTCAAGACTTCTGGTAAGTCTTCTGAACCTATAATCCCCGATAAAGATAAAAAATGTTATTGAAGAAGAATCTTGGTTTAAAGGGTCTGATTTAAGAAATCCTAGTATGCATGTTGACGGCTCTGAAAATCCCACGGAAGCAGAAAGAAATGCAACTGATAAGGAACTTAGGAAGTTTGTTGCATCTGTTTTGAAGGAAGTAAACTCAAACGTTTTTCCAGATGTTCAAACATCTTTGACAAAAGATCCAAGCCCTGACAATGACTCTAGTGAAAAGGCTGAGGAAAGCGTTCCTGAACATGTTGCTCGTGAGAGAAGtaaaaataaaattgagcttGCTATCAATGTTGAAGAACTTACTTCTAATGAAGAACCCCTTACAAACATTGTTGCGCCTAGTATTGCCAAGAGATTACAAAGACGTAAAGGAAAGACTGTTGTTTTTGAAGACTCTCCCTCCAAGGAAGTGAAGAGAAAAGTTGATGGTTTAAAAGGTACTCCTTCTAGAAGCTCTACGGGAAAATCCCCTGTTGGGCCCACTAGATTATGGAGTAAAGTTGTTACCCTTACTAGAAAGAGGAAAGTTGTCTCTTCTAGTGAATCCGAGTTTGATGTTGAATAGGATGTCCATGACATCGCCCCTATAAAAAGATCTACTAACAAGAAACCTCATGATGCTAGGCCTAAAGCTCCACTGGACAGTGCTTCCTTACATTATGTACAAAATGCAGAATGGTGAAAGTATCAGAGGAAGGTAGCCCTAGAAAGGGAATTGGGGAAGTATGCCCTTAAGTGTAAGGAGGTCATGGAACTGATAGAAGTTGTTGGGCTGATGAAGAATGTCACTCACTTTGGACCTTTCTATGAAAACTTAGTTAAGGAGTTTGTGGTGACTATCCCTGATGGATGTGATGATACAAAGAGTGTTGACTATGGTAAAGTTTATGTGAGAGGAAATGTTGTAACATTCTCCCCAACTATGATTAATAAATTTCTAGGAAGAACAAATGAACCTCGAGCTGAGCTGGAAGTTACTGATGATCAGGTGTGTAAAGAGATCACGACCAAGCAGGTTAAACATTGGTCAAACAAAGGGAAGTTGTTTGCTAGTAACTTGAGTGTAAAATATGCCACCCTTCATAGGATTGTTACTGCCAATTGGGTGCCCACTAACCATACCTCAACAATATTTATTGGTCTTCGTAAATTTATCTATTTTGTTGGTACAAAAAGAGCGTTTGACTTTGGAAATTACATCTTTGAACAAGTGTTGAAACAAGCCTTCTCTACTGCTGTAAAAATGCCCATCTGTTTTCCATCCCTCATTTGTGGAATCATCCTAAATCAACATTCTGGTATCTTGTTACCCATTGACAGTGTGAAGAAAAGGGATTCTCCTTTATCACTCCACTACAAACTCTTTGCAGGAACTCATGTCCTAGACATTGTTATGACATCCTCTCAGGCACCTGGCCCTGTAACATCTAAGAAGAGTGTCATTGCTCAGCTGAAGGAAACTTGTAAAGAGCTAAAGGATTCCATCAGATCTATCACTGCAACAAAGATTAAACTAGAGACATTGATGAAGGCTATGATAGAAGAGAAGAAGAATGAAGTTGTACATAGTGGTGATGTTAATGAAGGGACTGATGATGAAGATTATGCTAGTGAAGATAATGCTAATAATGAGAAaaaagatgaaggagaagagtatGCAACAGCTGACTCAGATAGTCAGGAAGATATCTAATTAcagtcttgttttgttttgtttgttttctttggTTTTTGGTCTGTGACCAGGATATTTTTTCCCCCTTGTGTGGGATCTTGTACTTTATGAATACGGTTTTATCTTCTTTTGGTTAGATGATTACCTTTGTCAGATTATGGCTAAAAAAGGGGAGTATTGTCTGCGctaaccactaaccactaacCTCTCTTTGCTGAAGGAGTAAGGCGATACAGGTCTGGCTCTGTCTAGGCTGTTGTATTGTGATGTATAGGTATGATGTCAAACTTGATGTTCTGACATCAACATGCTGGTGTGACATCAACTTGATTAAGGAAGTGTTTTGTGTGATGGACTTGAAGTGTTTTTCCATTGCATATGACTCTGATATGTGAGGAACCCTTGAGGGGGAGTCCTGGTTATATGAAACAAGGGCGGTACTGACTCTGACGGTTGTGATGGCATGTATACCCTTGTTatttgtgtgtttgattttggTATGTTTGTGTTTCAATCCTATGATGTTATCATGGACTGTGGTACAGATGTGCAGAGTGTACTtggttgttttagccaaaattttccaaaggggaAGATTTTTAATTCCTTGTATTTTTtattggcagtaattttggtaaaacaaacTTAGCTGCAACATGTTATACAAGATGTCCTAACATGTGGTTGTGACATCTTGTCTGAAACAAGTGTTACTCTTGGTAATGTTTGTGTCTAACTGATTCTAGAATATTCGTGGAATATTAAGCATTCCCATGTGGCGTTCATGATTGAGGAGTCAGAGATTCTAATTGTGGTTAACAGATTATGTTTTCTAAATGTTGAGatattttaggaaacttttgattgATAACCTAATGTTGTGCAGCTGGTTCATATGGAgtacaaggcccaaatccagttcATTCTATGGCTATATATAGAATGTCTCAAAACCTAATTGAGCACGAAGAAAAGAAGATAGTTGATTGCATTAGGGTTTGAGTGTCTGTATTATTTGTGAGCCTCTCAAATATCCTCCTGGTTGTAAGAATTGTCAAGcactcataagcttttaagcattgagTGATTGTGTGTCTGTGAAGTGTGACTTCTGAATTCTTGTAATTGTTTAAGTATCACTGTTGTGATTAAAATGGACGTAAGAAGGGTCTCACACCTAAGAGATTCTTAGGTAAAAGTTAAGTGCGGGTAATGATTAGGGTGTTAATTGTAAATTAGAGATAGTTTGCAGAAGGCCTACAAACTAATACTATTTAGTGAATTTCCTCCTTGGCTTGGTAGCCTCACGATGTAGGTGTTGTTGTacactgaactgggttaacaacttTGTGTGTTCTATTATTTTATGTTCCTCTGTATGTAAGTTGTCATGTTATTGATCAGATATCAGTGTCTTGATATCTCATAGGACATCTGATATCTGCATACCATAATTTCAATGACGTTGTAAGGGATGTGGCGTCTATTACAATATACTTCACCTTGATGGTTCTGGTACTCGCCCCTGAGATGAATGTTGTTTTGAGTGAGATGTGGACTTTGACATGCACCTGTTTTTCCAAAAGGCCAACCAGAGACTCTTGGAAATATCCAATGTTATTGGGATTCATTTGGAGCCCCTAAAAGCCCCTCCAGAATAGGAACCCCTAGAAGGAATTCTAGAACAGGATGTCTGCTGAGATGCCAAAGTTGATTAACACTTATTTCACACTACAATTGGCATATTTAATCATCATGACTAGGGGATCATTATTGTGGGGGAGTACACTGATTGTATTTTCTCTCAAAAAGATGATTTTGGGTCATAGTTCCTGCCATAGGCGTTATGAGCTTTTACGAGTACGATGTTTTCAATTAACACCTATTGGGTGTACCTTCTCCGAGATGAGCTAAATtccctcccccccccccccccctcactcacacacacacaacCCTCCAACAATGGTGTTGGTggttgttagatgcccaaaagtgcttatttgagctatcaaatgtgggcatctttcactcctttttgttgctaaagtgttcgaaaccgcctttgttttagatgaattgtaatacaatgttaaacgatcttggtacctttaacttgtgtgttattgtgcaggaattaggcatgaaataatagaaaatgaaggcacaagaaagttggcaaagggaccaagagaagaaagcattcatcagcatgctcgctaggcaagtggtgtagcgaagtgctcgctaggcgagcacctaGCGAGATGCTAGCGAGCATTgccagaattttacagtagcaaaagtcagcaaactcgctaggcaagcagccagcgaaggtggtagTGAACGTgcccagacttggtcaaaagcacagccagcacttactcgctaggcgagccactagcgagctcccagcgagcaattccagtagcaaaaccatccaaactcgctggagcgaaggttgaagcgtaggctttgcctagcgaaggttttgttctCCTAGCGAACATACTTTTTGGAACTTagatatttctctgggcgcaggtgcctctggtgcctattttagggctcgctaggcgaaccattctgctcgcctagcgagcatgacagctcaaACCTCACttctataagtagcaggggctactttttggaaccaTACTTTGTACTTTTACTTAGCATTTTtcttagatattttccagcattgctctagagatattttgtaacctagaaacccatttttcttcatctcttaacattattctacaaaaagaaggtggattcccatccaatctcgattcttcgacgtggatgttgatcaaccttcaaccgagacttgttttgcaagccaccatgaaaatgagtggctaatttcttcattttgtcaaggttagatgtagatgatcataagctttgtgtgtaaatgggatgatcttcatttgtaaactctttaatgatgaatatatggtgaaaactttgttttatcgataactctttgtgttggtttatgatcgagagatgtttaccaactctttacctaggttttcatccaatcttgtttgttagctagagatagtaatgaatgattttgttcaccataaagttgaaccaaaaagttgtcattttgatagattgtgttagagataaacaatggatcaaaatgggaaaacccacaatgtgtgttagagataaacacattgggaggacttcgtgaaatagtttatcatctaaaggagtttatgagttttatttatcgaacatatacatgcaaagtgatcgtcgaaccctaactttgacaatctttctcaaatagaaaaaccaaaactttcaccgcattttcttacacttttatgcaagctaccgtgactaaaaccaaaaccccttgttactacgagttaagaattaaaacaactgtcgaacggcggcgatatctcacaatccctgtggagacgataacaaaaacccgacaccaaaactacactcaacaaaatggcgccgttgccggggattgtgaattgatattgcgagcatcaCAATAGTTGTTTAatttttaacttttgaatttttgacttgtgcttgtaatttgtttggttttGTGTGCAACTTTCGTTTTATACGAGGGCAGGTACCTGAGGACaaacttctttttgatcctgagatcgaaagaaccgccaggagactgaatagcagaacgaggcgaaggaggcaacaagctagacaacgacaagaacaaggagaaagttcttctacaacacatccaccacctttcatacctatcatggatcaaccaccacaaccaccgcccatGTCCACACCTTGtgtcaacagtccaaggaatactgctcagttttCCAACCACACGagaaggcaagccgagatgaaaacgggaactcttaacctactatatggaagtccattcaccggaatggaccatgaagacccctttgcttttctcaccaaattttatgagatagcattggcggctggagttgatcaagctcaagagctaccgttgttcaaaagattatttccccacgctttgctcggcaaagcaaaagattggtacttggatcaaacacctgcagtcatgacggattggaacgtgttggaagagaagttcactgaaagatttttctcccacaatcgtttcatggaatccaaaacggcaatctccgtgttttcacaagggaccaacgaatcattgaatgaggcgtgggaaagattcaaatccatgcttcagaagtgtaaagggcatggttttgagaattgactcaaatccacattttcaaaaaTGGCCTTCAACCAAATTTAAAAACTTTGTTGGATGctactgtcatacggtgaactgactttaatgtgtttttaatcgcaatgtcgcggttagcaagagtcgccaccgacttttcttttatccaataaggaaaggtggaaaagaacaggaaagaccttaatttagattcttaggttcgggaggtacattatacaaagggaaggtgttagcaccctttgtatccatggttatccatgggctcttaattgctcaatcatttatgtttttctagtttgaaaaagtggttgagagatgtgtaggaaatgttttgaaaaggagaatttaactttgtaatgattcttgaatgaatgtatacaaagtggttatctcgtttagttttgaaaatagtttagaaaaatataactcggcaatgattctagtgcgaatgtatgccaagtggtgattttctaatggaagttttgaaaggtgtaaggtgtgaaaagtagttttaaattgtgaataagcaattaagagttatacctatccgaggtctttccgggcatttcctatccttatgagggtaaaactgtccttactattgagaagtaagtatttttatcctttggatgtgaaagggtcatcgtagggtcatcgattggtcattgaaggcaacagttgtgaggataccttagcattcgaagggacgatcatcatttaaccgtaggctataccgaagggtcatcgagggacaaaggcaacattcgagggactatgatgatttaaccgaagggtctttgctaagtgtatccccatattcgcgggacatggccataataccgtaatcgtagggtaacaaagagaggtccaagatcgcatattaaaaggcaaagttttacaattaattagatagccgtagtcgattaagtaattaggtccatattaaaatcagtacattaagatcaattaagccattagggtggatcttcgccatgaaatgaatacattaaaatcaattgagtaattcagggtgaatctccataaggatCTCCCACACATAAAGTCGGATtcctagccggccgtttcctcgggaatatgtaaacctttgcacaattcaacacacgagttagagcatcaaagtaaagtacaattgaaaattgcactacaacacaacagtcataatctcaggccaaacgatgcagaattataataagtcttggttagatagacataaggcataatagaaaagaaacaaagcagcccctgtcccgttcgcctctgcttcgcctggcgaaggctcagcgaatgctcgctacgggctcgcttagcgatgtgcgagcgagcggccacgggtttggattttgacagcagcatgacctccgaaaacctgaacttgTATGGCACTTGACTATAGGAAcagcatggacaaacattcatgatatttaagcatatttaaattcgcatgtgaaatcaaattacatattcgaaacttcaatcatgatgctttatgtatatagcgattaccgattaaaagcataaaacaatagtgatgcgcaaacctgcttgcaactaagctgctatgttgaagagactgatcgcttttggtatcggctggagttgggcggcggtagcttcggaacggaggagcggccttcagggtttctttattcggAACTCTCTACggtagcctccagggtttctgtgccagggtttccgtctgTCCTTGTCTCTGTCTTCCTCCGTTTTTCCTCCCtttttcgtgactgaagcttggctatttataatgctcttgttgtgacctaatgggctcagaatgaagcccagaaattctgatattcgcaagcttcgctaggcgaaggagttgctcgcctagcgagcaagctattttgggcttttactggatctggcgcttcgctggggcgagtgtcatgacgaggggtttgctaggcgaaggaattgctcgcctagcgagcaggccaaTTTGGGccttttctggattgggccactcgtgagctgggcctttgttcttttaagatcagtgccttgcagaataagtcggagtgccttgaaaaatgctttgtaatatcaacgggcaaattttggggtatgacagctgcccctgttcaatattcttgaaccgagagagtagaatggtatgtgcaccattcgtggtctggaggtggaagattattgaacactaaaatgccccaaaaatttgcgcttgtcaaccaagagctagtcttgatggagatgggcttaaagatgccatccagggaatttgatgatgagaacttcagagtgcgtcgtacattagacgatatctgaagacatggatgtcgtaCCGAGTCATACGatagaccgtatagtgagtcatccattatgctatcgacttcgctggggagtcagagtgtgttacacgctgctggggataagggatcagaatggatcatacgctagaccgcatctgaataccagagtgagttgttcattgggcggatgacttcgctgaggatgaaaaatcagaatggatcgtacgctagattgtctctgagttgcagaacgacacctccattaagcgggtgatttcattggggatagaagatcagaccggatcgtatgctagatcgtatctgagttgaagatccaaatgggtcttatgctagaccgtattggagttgcaggatgagtcgtccgttaggctgtgtctgatgatgaaagggggtagtcatatgctagactacacttcagaaatgtaccgttcactaggtagcatctgagcagatgaaggtctaactgggtcgtatattaaaccgtatctgagcagaatgagtcgtccattaggctgaatctgacgatgaaaggggtagtcatatgctagactacacttcagaaatgtacctgtcactaggtagcatctgagcagatgaaggtctaactgggtcgtacattaaaccgtatctgagcagaatgagctgtccattaggctgaatctgcttataaaaggggtagtcgtacactagactacaattcagaaatgtacctgtcactaggtagcatctgagcagatgaaggtctaactgggtcgtacattaaaccgcatctgagcagaacgagccgtccattaggccgaatctgattataaaagggggtagtca from Lathyrus oleraceus cultivar Zhongwan6 chromosome 1, CAAS_Psat_ZW6_1.0, whole genome shotgun sequence includes:
- the LOC127114756 gene encoding uncharacterized protein LOC127114756, which produces MELIEVVGLMKNVTHFGPFYENLVKEFVVTIPDGCDDTKSVDYGKVYVRGNVVTFSPTMINKFLGRTNEPRAELEVTDDQVCKEITTKQVKHWSNKGKLFASNLSVKYATLHRIVTANWVPTNHTSTIFIGLRKFIYFVGTKRAFDFGNYIFEQVLKQAFSTAVKMPICFPSLICGIILNQHSGILLPIDSVKKRDSPLSLHYKLFAGTHVLDIVMTSSQAPGPVTSKKSVIAQLKETCKELKDSIRSITATKIKLETLMKAMIEEKKNEVVHSGDVNEGTDDEDYASEDNANNEKKDEGEEYATADSDSQEDI